One Malus sylvestris chromosome 14, drMalSylv7.2, whole genome shotgun sequence DNA segment encodes these proteins:
- the LOC126599981 gene encoding DEK domain-containing chromatin-associated protein 1 isoform X2, protein MASEALEEKKPEDEAPVEEKPEAEAEEKPKEKAKEEEQEKDEEKEKENEKVPEVSEKVTENEEEKVVEEGKEEKEKESEETPKKAKRGRKSSLKKEDSDQTGSKKRGRDLAAKKSKEVEAEKKEKEPVTPVIERPTRERKLVERYSAPDSGRSSGTKALSIEKGRGTELKNIPNVAFKMSKRKADDNLQLLHTILFGKKAKAHSLKKNISQFSGYVWVENEEKQRARVKEKIDKCVKEKLMDFCDLLNIPVKGTTKKEDLSVKLLEFLESPHATTDVLLAEKEQKGQKRRRKATPSKAAGSGEASPEPSAKKRKETPNSDKKQESSKADEEEDDDKVESSDVKDDSGEDDDHNMVNEESDHEEKSDEEQKEPKDQVSSPKSSSKKTVKEGSKAKAGSKTTPSKKKTPAKSAKTPTESAKKSNSTSKRGATDAEGTSGSTTKAKRSAKKQKTEKEKPKDTKEKATGKKQSSKSPAKDQGKGKASKKLKPEPTRDDMHAVIVDILKEVDFNTATLSDILRQLGIHFSVDLMHRKAEVKAIITDVINNMTDEEDEGDEEAEENAEAGDASDKDEEKDGDDKDDDDA, encoded by the exons ATGGCGTCCGAAGCCCTAGAGGAGAAGAAACCGGAGGACGAAGCTCCGGTGGAGGAGAAGCCGGAGGCTGAGGCCGAGGAGAAGCCGAAAGAGAAGGCCAAGGAAGAGGAGCAAGAGAAAGAtgaagagaaggagaaggagaatgagaaagTTCCGGAGGTTTCCGAGAAGGTGACTGAGAACGAGGAGGAGAAGGTTGTTGAAGAAGGCAaagaggagaaggagaaagagagtgagGAAACTCCGAAGAAGGCTAAGAGAGGTCGGAAGTCTAGCTTGAAGAAGGAGGACAGCGACCAGACTGGGTCGAAAAAGAGGGGGCGAGACTTGGCTGCGAAGAAGAGTAAAGAAGTTGAGGcggagaagaaagagaaggagcCGGTGACGCCGGTGATTGAGAGGCCCACAAGGGAGAGGAAGCTAGTTGAGCGCTACTCAGCTCCGGATAGCGGAAGGTCTTCCGGGACTAAAGCCTTGAGCATTGAGAAG GGCCGCGGTACAGAGCTTAAGAATATACCAAATG TGGCTTTCAAGATGTCAAAGAGAAAAGCAGATGACAACCTGCAATTACTTCACACAATTCTTTTTGGAAAAAAAGCTAAG GCTCATagtttaaagaaaaatataagtCAGTTTTCAGGTTATGTGTGGGTGGAGAATGAG GAAAAACAGAGGGCAAGGGTCAAGGAAAAGATCGATAAGTGTGTTAAAGAAAAGCTGATGGATTTTTGTGACTTGCTTAATATTCCGGTTAAGGGCACTACAAAGAAG GAAGATCTTTCTGTCAAGTTATTGGAGTTCTTGGAATCTCCACATGCTACAACTGATGTTTTGCTTGCTGAAAAGGAAcag AAAGGGCAAAAGCGGAGAAGGAAGGCTACACCGAGTAAGGCTGCAGGTTCTGGAGAAGCATCACCAGAACCATCAGCCAAG AAACGAAAAGAAACACCCAATTCTGACAAAAAGCAGGAGTCATCCAAAGCTGACGAAGAGGAGGATGATGACAAAGTTGAATCTTCAGATGTGAAGGATGATtctggtgaagatgatgatcaCAATATGGTTAATGAAGAAAGTGACCATGAAGAAAAATCCGATGAAGAGCAAAAAGAACCAAAGGACCAGGTTTCGAGTCCAAAAAGTTCATCCAAAAAGACTGTAAAAGAGGGCTCAAAGGCTAAAGCTGGTAGCAAAACAACACCTTCTAAGAAGAAGACCCCAGCAAAATCTGCCAAAACTCCTACAGAATCTGCAAAGAAATCTAATTCTACTTCGAAAAGAGGTGCAACTGATGCTGAAGGAACTTCTGGCTCAACAACTAAAGCAAAGAGATCAGCAAAAAAACAGAAGACTGAGAAGGAAAAGCCAAAGGATACCAAGGAAAAAGCCACTGGCAAGAAACAGTCGAGCAAGTCCCCAGCCAAGGATCAAG gaaaaggaaaagctAGCAAGAAACTGAAGCCAGAGCCCACTAGAGATGATATGCATGCCGTAATTGTTGATATTCTGAAGGAAGTGGACTTCAATACT GCAACTTTATCAGACATTCTCAGGCAACTTG GTATCCACTTCAGTGTTGATTTGATGCATAGAAAAGCAGAGGTGAAGGCAATAATTACAGATGTAATTAACAACATGACTGACGAGGAAGATGAAGGGGATGAAGAAGCAGAGGAGAATGCCGAAGCTGGTGATGCCTCAGACAAGGATGAAGAAAAGGATGGTGATGATAAGGACGACGATGATGCTTAA
- the LOC126599981 gene encoding DEK domain-containing chromatin-associated protein 1 isoform X1 — translation MASEALEEKKPEDEAPVEEKPEAEAEEKPKEKAKEEEQEKDEEKEKENEKVPEVSEKVTENEEEKVVEEGKEEKEKESEETPKKAKRGRKSSLKKEDSDQTGSKKRGRDLAAKKSKEVEAEKKEKEPVTPVIERPTRERKLVERYSAPDSGRSSGTKALSIEKGRGTELKNIPNVAFKMSKRKADDNLQLLHTILFGKKAKAHSLKKNISQFSGYVWVENEQEKQRARVKEKIDKCVKEKLMDFCDLLNIPVKGTTKKEDLSVKLLEFLESPHATTDVLLAEKEQKGQKRRRKATPSKAAGSGEASPEPSAKKRKETPNSDKKQESSKADEEEDDDKVESSDVKDDSGEDDDHNMVNEESDHEEKSDEEQKEPKDQVSSPKSSSKKTVKEGSKAKAGSKTTPSKKKTPAKSAKTPTESAKKSNSTSKRGATDAEGTSGSTTKAKRSAKKQKTEKEKPKDTKEKATGKKQSSKSPAKDQGKGKASKKLKPEPTRDDMHAVIVDILKEVDFNTATLSDILRQLGIHFSVDLMHRKAEVKAIITDVINNMTDEEDEGDEEAEENAEAGDASDKDEEKDGDDKDDDDA, via the exons ATGGCGTCCGAAGCCCTAGAGGAGAAGAAACCGGAGGACGAAGCTCCGGTGGAGGAGAAGCCGGAGGCTGAGGCCGAGGAGAAGCCGAAAGAGAAGGCCAAGGAAGAGGAGCAAGAGAAAGAtgaagagaaggagaaggagaatgagaaagTTCCGGAGGTTTCCGAGAAGGTGACTGAGAACGAGGAGGAGAAGGTTGTTGAAGAAGGCAaagaggagaaggagaaagagagtgagGAAACTCCGAAGAAGGCTAAGAGAGGTCGGAAGTCTAGCTTGAAGAAGGAGGACAGCGACCAGACTGGGTCGAAAAAGAGGGGGCGAGACTTGGCTGCGAAGAAGAGTAAAGAAGTTGAGGcggagaagaaagagaaggagcCGGTGACGCCGGTGATTGAGAGGCCCACAAGGGAGAGGAAGCTAGTTGAGCGCTACTCAGCTCCGGATAGCGGAAGGTCTTCCGGGACTAAAGCCTTGAGCATTGAGAAG GGCCGCGGTACAGAGCTTAAGAATATACCAAATG TGGCTTTCAAGATGTCAAAGAGAAAAGCAGATGACAACCTGCAATTACTTCACACAATTCTTTTTGGAAAAAAAGCTAAG GCTCATagtttaaagaaaaatataagtCAGTTTTCAGGTTATGTGTGGGTGGAGAATGAG CAGGAAAAACAGAGGGCAAGGGTCAAGGAAAAGATCGATAAGTGTGTTAAAGAAAAGCTGATGGATTTTTGTGACTTGCTTAATATTCCGGTTAAGGGCACTACAAAGAAG GAAGATCTTTCTGTCAAGTTATTGGAGTTCTTGGAATCTCCACATGCTACAACTGATGTTTTGCTTGCTGAAAAGGAAcag AAAGGGCAAAAGCGGAGAAGGAAGGCTACACCGAGTAAGGCTGCAGGTTCTGGAGAAGCATCACCAGAACCATCAGCCAAG AAACGAAAAGAAACACCCAATTCTGACAAAAAGCAGGAGTCATCCAAAGCTGACGAAGAGGAGGATGATGACAAAGTTGAATCTTCAGATGTGAAGGATGATtctggtgaagatgatgatcaCAATATGGTTAATGAAGAAAGTGACCATGAAGAAAAATCCGATGAAGAGCAAAAAGAACCAAAGGACCAGGTTTCGAGTCCAAAAAGTTCATCCAAAAAGACTGTAAAAGAGGGCTCAAAGGCTAAAGCTGGTAGCAAAACAACACCTTCTAAGAAGAAGACCCCAGCAAAATCTGCCAAAACTCCTACAGAATCTGCAAAGAAATCTAATTCTACTTCGAAAAGAGGTGCAACTGATGCTGAAGGAACTTCTGGCTCAACAACTAAAGCAAAGAGATCAGCAAAAAAACAGAAGACTGAGAAGGAAAAGCCAAAGGATACCAAGGAAAAAGCCACTGGCAAGAAACAGTCGAGCAAGTCCCCAGCCAAGGATCAAG gaaaaggaaaagctAGCAAGAAACTGAAGCCAGAGCCCACTAGAGATGATATGCATGCCGTAATTGTTGATATTCTGAAGGAAGTGGACTTCAATACT GCAACTTTATCAGACATTCTCAGGCAACTTG GTATCCACTTCAGTGTTGATTTGATGCATAGAAAAGCAGAGGTGAAGGCAATAATTACAGATGTAATTAACAACATGACTGACGAGGAAGATGAAGGGGATGAAGAAGCAGAGGAGAATGCCGAAGCTGGTGATGCCTCAGACAAGGATGAAGAAAAGGATGGTGATGATAAGGACGACGATGATGCTTAA
- the LOC126600291 gene encoding 60S ribosomal protein L7a-2-like translates to MAPKRGVKPAAPAKKKTEKVVNPLFEKRTKQFGIGGALPPKRDLHRFVKWPKVVRIQRKKRILKQRLKVPPALNQFTKTLDKNLATSLFKLLLKYRPEDKAAKRERLLKRAQEESEGKTVETKKPIVLKYGLNHVTYLIEQNKAQLVVIAHDVDPIELVVWLPALCRKMEIPYCIVKGKSRLGALLHKKTAAALCLTTVKNEDKLEFSKILEAIKANFNDKYEELRKKWGGGIMGAKSQAKTKAKEKLLAKEAAQRLN, encoded by the exons ATG GCTCCCAAGAGAGGTGTGAAACCGGCAGCACCTGCTAAGAAGAAAACT GAGAAGGTTGTGAACCCACTATTTGAGAAGCGTACCAAGCAGTTTGGTATTGGCGGGGCTTTGCCTCCTAAGAGAGATCTGCACCGGTTTGTGAAGTGGCCCAAGGTTGTCCGTATCCAGAGGAAAAAGAGGATCCTTAAGCAACGTTTGAAGGTCCCACCAGCACTTAACCAGTTCACCAAGACTCTGGACAAGAATCTTG CAACAAGTCTCTTCAAGTTGCTTCTGAAGTACAGACCCGAAGACAAAGCTGCAAAGAGGGAACGTCTTCTGAAACGAGCTCAAGAGGAATCTGAAGGAAAAACCGTTGAGACAAAGAAGCCTATTGTTCTGAAATATGGACTTAACCATGTCACCTACCTGATTGAGCAG AACAAGGCTCAGCTTGTTGTTATTGCTCATGATGTGGACCCTATCGAGTTGGTTGTATGGCTTCCTGCCTTGTGCAGGAAGATGGAGATCCCATACTGCATTGTGAAGGGGAAATCCCGTCTTGGAGCG CTTCTCCACAAGAAAACAGCTGCTGCACTTTGTTTGACAACTGTTAAGAATGAGGATAAGCTTGAGTTCAGCAAAATTCTGGAGGCTATCAAG GCCAACTTCAATGATAAGTACGAAGAGTTAAGAAAGAAGTGGGGAGGCGGTATCATGGGCGCCAAATCACAGGCCAAGACCAAGGCGAAGGAGAAGCTCTTAGCCAAGGAAGCTGCGCAGAGGTTGAATTAA